In Ischnura elegans chromosome 6, ioIscEleg1.1, whole genome shotgun sequence, one genomic interval encodes:
- the LOC124161455 gene encoding uncharacterized protein LOC124161455 — translation MRKGIFPYEYVDSWEKLGEDRLPNIDEFYSTLTQETISSDDYEFAQAVWNEFQCKSLGGYSDLYLLTDVLLLADVFENFRDVCLSTYELDPGWYYTAPGLSFDAMLKHTGVVLHLLTDYDMILMMEKGIRGGISQCVKRYSEANNKHMKEFNPSLDSRYIAYVDANNLYGWALSEPLPKSNFQWIDHVDVMNVPDNSNKGYILEVDLEYPSELHDLHSDLPFCPEKKIPPTGKHQKLMTTLDHKERYVIHYRALKQALSFGLKLKKIHRVIEFEQSPWMKTYIDINSQKRKLANNDFDRDFYKLMNNAVFGKTMENVRKRIDLELVCNPKRLDKVISSSLFIDRTIYSENLVAIHKRKNFVKMYKPLYIGQAVLDLSKTLMYQFFYENLKPKYGNNVHLMYMDTDSYIVEVVSDDFYTDLVKDLSSYDTSNYPRDHPCYSANNAKVIGKMKDECGGKIMTHFVGLRSKLYSYRVQGNVEGKRAKGIKKNVIDKSLTFDDYVTCLKEKIQLYRKMTLIRSQKHQIHTVEINKTALCANDDKRFVCEDGINTLPWGHYKVDRKRSYGEAFPDS, via the coding sequence ATGCGTAAAGGTATCTTCCCATATGAGTATGTGGATTCGTGGGAAAAGCTTGGTGAGGATAGATTACCTAATATTGATGAGTTTTACAGCACCCTTACCCAGGAAACTATTAGTTCAGATGACTATGAATTTGCTCAGGCGGTTTGGAACGAATTCCAGTGTAAATCTCTGGGGGGATATTCTGACCTATATTTGCTAACAGACGTCTTGTTATTagcagatgtatttgaaaattttagagacGTATGTTTATCTACATATGAGTTAGATCCTGGTTGGTATTATACCGCACCAGGACTGTCTTTTGATGCGATGTTGAAGCACACAGGGGTGGTACTTCATCTTTTAACAGATTATGATATGATACTTATGATGGAGAAGGGAATTCGTGGTGGTATAAGCCAGTGTGTTAAAAGGTACTCCGAAGCTAATAATAAACATATGAAGGAATTCAACCCTAGTTTAGATTCCAGATATATTGCATACGTAGATGCTAACAATTTATATGGTTGGGCGTTGTCAGAACCTCTCCCAAAGTCCAACTTTCAATGGATAGACCATGTAGATGTCATGAATGTTCCAGACAATTCCAACAAGGGGTATATTCTAGAGGTGGATTTGGAATATCCTAGCGAACTGCATGACTTGCACTCTGATTTGCCCTTCTGTCCTGAGAAGAAAATTCCACCAACTGGGAAACATCAAAAGTTAATGACTACGCTTGATCATAAAGAGCGATATGTGATTCACTATAGAGCACTGAAGCAAGCGCTTTCTTTTGGTCTGAAGCTTAAAAAGATACATCGGGTCATTGAATTTGAACAATCGCCTTGGATGAAGACCTATATTGATATTAATTCACAAAAACGCAAATTGGCCAACAATGACTTTGATAgagatttttacaaattaatgaaCAATGCCGTTTTtggaaaaacaatggaaaatgttAGAAAAAGGATTGACCTTGAACTTGTTTGCAATCCCAAAAGACTTGATAAAGTGATATCTAGTTCACTCTTCATTGATCGCACAATTTATTCAGAGAATTTAGTCGcgattcataaaaggaaaaattttgttaaaatgtataAACCGTTGTATATAGGACAGGCTGTTCTGGATCTTTCAAAAACACTTATGtaccaatttttttacgaaaatcttAAACCGAAGTATGGGAATAACGTACATCTCATGTACATGGATACAGATAGTTATATTGTTGAAGTAGTGTCTGATGATTTTTATACCGATTTGGTCAAAGACTTATCTTCCTATGATACTTCCAATTATCCTAGAGATCATCCATGCTATTCAGCGAACAACGCTAAAGTCATTGGTAAGATGAAGGATGAATGTGGAGGAAAGATAATGACTCATTTTGTAGGACTGAGAAGTAAATTATATTCCTACCGTGTTCAAGGTAATGTGGAAGGAAAGCGTGCCAAAGGTATTAAGAAGAATGTAATCGATAAATCCTTAACATTTGATGACTATGTCAcatgtttgaaagaaaaaattcaattatatagGAAAATGACACTAATAAGGTCGCAGAAACATCAAATACAcaccgttgaaataaataaaactgcttTGTGTGCAAACGATGATAAGAGATTCGTCTGTGAGGATGGAATAAACACCCTCCCTTGGGGTCATTATAAAGTAGACCGCAAAAGATCATATGGAGAGGCCTTTCCAGATTCTTGA
- the LOC124161454 gene encoding uncharacterized protein F54H12.2-like — MTSSENYNYAAYFENLLNYGNDAARTHLECDGWCLDTGDNLNEQGEHNKGFLARKKWFANSNERELEGKLHVDLFNLPHYLVNGVSIDIVLKLAEPEFYIKEGESGSSILKITQATLKVPHFDISPSILLSHNRLMQKGEVAFYPYKNVEVKTFSVSAGNSEITCDNLILGKLPITLMVALVDDDAFHGRRSKNPFSLNHYSMTKCGLYVNGTPHEVEMSYDGSSNHAVQPFRQLYSALGVHHNDWGNQVTLHMFTHGSSLFVWNLTPDKSGNDDHISKPETGNIRLVMTFKDALPNAVTAIVYAEYEAALAIDFNRVAMVQKV, encoded by the coding sequence ATGACATCTTCTGAAAATTACAATTATGCCGcatactttgaaaatttgctGAATTATGGTAACGATGCCGCACGTACACACCTTGAGTGTGATGGGTGGTGTTTAGATACCGGTGATAATTTGAATGAGCAAGGAGAGCATAATAAGGGATTCTTAGCTAGAAAGAAATGGTTTGCAAACAGTAATGAGAGAGAATTAGAAGGAAAGCTACACGTTGATCTATTCAATCTCCCACACTACCTCGTAAATGGTGTCTCAATTGACATAGTGCTCAAGTTGGCCGAACCTGAGTTTTACATTAAAGAAGGTGAAAGCGGATCATCAATTCTAAAGATAACCCAAGCCACTCTCAAAGTACCCCATTTTGACATTAGTCCTTCAATTCTTCTATCACATAATCGACTTATGCAGAAGGGTGAGGTCGCTTTCTATCCATACAAGAACGTTGAGGTTAAAACGTTTTCTGTCTCTGCAGGGAATTCGGAAATAACCTGTGATAATCTCATACTCGGTAAACTCCCAATCACATTAATGGTAGCATTAGTAGATGATGATGCGTTTCATGGTAGAAGGTCTAAAAACCCGTTCAGCTTGAATCATTACAGCATGACCAAATGCGGTCTGTACGTCAATGGTACTCCTCACGAAGTTGAAATGTCTTACGATGGCTCGAGCAATCATGCCGTACAGCCCTTTAGGCAACTGTATTCAGCTTTAGGTGTGCATCATAACGACTGGGGAAATCAAGTAACTTTACACATGTTCACCCATGGGAGCTCTCTATTTGTTTGGAATTTAACTCCAGACAAAAGTGGAAACGATGATCATATATCCAAACCGGAGACGGGCAATATACGATTAGTGATGACATTCAAGGATGCTTTACCCAATGCTGTCACAGCAATTGTGTATGCCGAATATGAAGCAGCTCTCGCCATTGATTTTAATAGAGTTGCTATGGTACAGAAAGTCTAA